The stretch of DNA GCCTTTATCCTTTAAATAAAGTATTTGGTAAGCCACACGTGCAATAACATGCACAATAGCCGCAATTTCGGCGACCATATTGACTTTTCCCGTCGCTAATACTGCTAACACCGCAATGCCAAAAATAAGCAATGATTCGAAGGCATTTTGATGCCCCGCAACCGCTCTAGCACCAAATCCCGTTAACTTTGATTGCTGGTCACGCGGGTGGCTATTGTCATACCCACCGAGTTTCGCCATCGCGATAGCCACCGGCCCCTTGGCAAAGTAAGGCAACAACATGCCAATGAGTAAACAGATAAGTAAAGTGGTCATGCTTAAATCCCTTTTTTAATTTTTATTTGAACGCTAATGTTGTTGAGCGTTAATATTTGAAAGCTTAATGCCCATATTTACAAACCCACACTTGAATGCTATTTCACGAAGATTAAAATGCAAAGTTATTATTGTATATTTTCAATCTACTCAGCACCATAACATGGGCAAGCGTATTAAACACCGCTAAGCATTAAACCTGCCTCTTATGACAAACATCAAATTTCAATAAACAATAAACAGCTAAAGCGACTAGTTTTATTGACTTTTATTCCAAAGGATTAATAATGAGCCCCTATAAATGCCTAGCTGAATCTAGCTCAAAGTCTATAAGCAGTATAATGGCGACGAAAGCCATTTTATACGGATAAACAATATTTAAAGGACTATCGATGCCACACTGTTCTAGCCCACTTTTTATTAATGACATTTTTTGCCCAGATTGTGGTGATAAAATTGAAACTCCACCGTCGATTAAGCCGCTCACTCAGCAGATCCCTGATATCCTCGATAACTTAAAAACTCACTGCCCCTATGCCAGTGTTTATACTGGTTGGGTAGAGAAAACACACCACTACCAAAGAGTTTATCGCAGCGGAGGTAACGATAGCCAAACCTTATACTATTCATACTGGTTTTTAACGCTGAATAACGAACAAAACGAGCCAATGACCATCAGTATTAGCTCTGAAGACAGTTCATTTGATAGTGTCGCAAAGGGCGATGTCATGACGTTTTTGCAGCCCACCAGCTATAGCTTAAATTACAAGTTAGCCAATGATGCTGACCGTAATATAGTCACTCATAACGAAGCTGCCACTGCCGTTGTCTTCCATCGCGATTCAGGACAAGAGTCAATCCTTGAATCTGCCTATGACGTTGAAGAGTTTTCGACGTTTTCAATCTTACTCAGCACACTCTTCTGGAGTTGCGCAGCTGCAGCTTCTGGCATGTTTTTTGAGTTATATACTATTGAAATAGCTGCAACTCTCGCCGCCCTCGTCACGCTGGTTTGGTCTACCTACCGTATCAGCAGTAAAACTAAAACATTTAAGGCTGAAACCACAAGGCTTGATGAAATTGAATGCACCATCAAGCGCATTCTGAGTGTCTCTGTCACCGGCATGGGTTACGACCGTAGAGACCGCCCCAGTAACCATAGCGATGTTTACTGTATTCGATGCGAACACCTGCTAGACAGCAACTACCACTATTGTCACTGCTGTGGTGAATCTCAAGTTTCAGTTATGGCTGAAGAACCCTCGCGATTAGCTCAGAATGCCTTAGAAAACCAAACAAACCTTGGGCATAATGATACAAACGTAGCTATACAATCCCATGCATTAGCAGCCAATAGCGTAAACGTCACCCCAATCACAAAAGCGAACGGTCAACGTATGACTCGACGCGACAAGATAATTCAAGTCTGTGCACCGTTCGCCACTGTTGAAAAAACAGAGCATCAACATAAGCACATCTTCGCCAAGAACTATCAATGTGTCTTATCAACCTCATCAAACATTGTTCGCGTAACAGACAAAGAGGTTGGTACTAGCGTGAGTGATGATACCAATTTCACCACAACAACAACCCGTACCGATTACAGAAATGGTTACGGCAATGTGCGCTCTGAATATAAAACAGAGACATCAAGCCATAGGCAAAGAAACTCCAATTTATACGGTGAACTTATCGTTGAAACTCCCGAAGGTGAAGTGCATAGCTTTAAAGCGGTAAGATCGCTGCTGGGCTCTACCGATGTCGGTGACTGGATACTGTTAGGCTCCAGTAAAATTGAAAGTACAACCGACAAAATTGGCTATGATGAGTTCTATTATAATATCAGCAAAGATAACCTTATCGAACCAGAGTCTCTAACCAGTTGGGGGCGAGTATCGAGTAAAAGCCAAACCATCGTCATATTGATGTTAGCGCTTGCAGTTGCTAGTACTATTTACTTCCACGATATAATGAATATTGTTGGCCCACTGGTGCCTGAGCTTATATGGAATTTGGTATTTGGTTTAACTAATTTACTCACTCT from Shewanella sp. Choline-02u-19 encodes:
- a CDS encoding MAPEG family protein, which produces MTTLLICLLIGMLLPYFAKGPVAIAMAKLGGYDNSHPRDQQSKLTGFGARAVAGHQNAFESLLIFGIAVLAVLATGKVNMVAEIAAIVHVIARVAYQILYLKDKGTLRSLSWFVAIIASFTIFCQAF